In a genomic window of Macaca nemestrina isolate mMacNem1 chromosome 18, mMacNem.hap1, whole genome shotgun sequence:
- the LOC105467758 gene encoding lipopolysaccharide-induced tumor necrosis factor-alpha factor: MSVPGPYQAATGPSSAPSAPPSYEETVAVNSYYPTPPAPMPGPTTGLVTGPDGKGMNPPSYFTQAAPIPNNNPITVQTVYVQHPISFLDRPVQMCCPSCNKMIVSQLSYNAGALTWLSCGSLCLLGCVAGCCFIPFCVDALQDVDHYCPNCRALLGTYKRL, translated from the exons ATGTCGGTTCCAGGACCTTACCAGGCGGCCACTGGGCCTTCCTCAGCACCATCTGCACCTCCATCCTATGAAGAGACAGTGGCTGTTAACAGTTATTACCCCACGCCTCCAGCTCCCATGCCTGGGCCAACTACGGGGCTTGTGACAGGGCCTGATGGGAAGGGCATGAATCCTCCTTCGTATTTTACCCAGGCAGCGCCCATCCCCAATAACAATCCAA TTACCGTGCAGACGGTCTATGTGCAGCACCCCATCTCCTTTCTGGACCGCCCTGTTCAAATGTGTTGTCCCTCCTGCAACAAGATGATCGTGAGTCAGCTGTCCTATAATGCCGGTGCCCTGACCTGGCTGTCCTGCGGGAGCCTGTGCCTGCTGGG GTGCGTAGCGGGCTGCTGCTTCATCCCCTTCTGCGTGGACGCCCTGCAGGACGTGGACCATTACTGTCCCAACTGCAGAGCTCTCCTGGGCACCTACAAGCGTTTGTAG